From the genome of Penaeus chinensis breed Huanghai No. 1 unplaced genomic scaffold, ASM1920278v2 CTG_2163, whole genome shotgun sequence:
gtgattgtgacaataataatgatgattagtatgATAGCGCTTTTATTAGGAAATcgcgtgtatttgtttttatattacttaactataaaaaattaaattgaatGCAATTTTCTTATTAATTCAGCCTGCTGATCTaataagcacactcacacacacacacacaatatatattatatatatatatatatatatatatatatatatatgtatatatatattggtacaataattcttaattttattgtttctgtCACTAGTATTGACGCTGATAAAAAAGACCATTACCATTGGcatttcttattcttaatattggTATCAGTATTGTTAAACTTGATTTTTAACAATTTCACacctagataagtaaatagatagaagaggatttgttttacatacatatatgtatgtcataattATTCATTACATTTTTGCTGTAAGTAATCATGTAGGAATACGTTGATGATCatattaattatcaacattattttataGTTTATTACTTTGCACACGTTCCATTCACAGGATGACGATGAGTATCCtcgctgattggatgcctttggCCCCACTCACGGACGAGGAAATATATGGCACAGGAGTCAGTATCAAAGAAAAGCTCAGCGAAGATATTTCCGAGGATACTTGTATTGAAATTAAAGAAGAATCTTTTGATTATGCAGATCAAGAGGTAGATGAGGTGAACGACGAGAAAGTGAAACATAAATGTCTCTACTTTCATAATTTCGATGAACTAAAACATAAATCAAATGCAAAGAACATGTGTAAGTTGGTTCAGGATCGTTATGCCATGTTGTTAAGAGCGCCATTTGTGCCTGAGAATTCTCTGAATAAGATTTCATCAGATGGGGTTCAGCTGTTACATAAGAAAAGTCTTAAGCAGGATAAACAACCAAAAGTGGAAGCTACATTGAAAAGATTTGCATGTGAAGTATATGGCAAGAAATTCTCTCAAAAGagaaatatcaacattaatatgagAGTTCACACAAAAAAGAAGCCATACAGTTGTGAGATTTGCAGCAAGACCTTCTCTCAGAAATGCCTACTAGCAAGGCACATGATAGTACATACGaaggagaagccatt
Proteins encoded in this window:
- the LOC125024664 gene encoding zinc finger and SCAN domain-containing protein 31-like, which produces MAMPSTGQICRHQLVVMTMSILADWMPLAPLTDEEIYGTGVSIKEKLSEDISEDTCIEIKEESFDYADQEVDEVNDEKVKHKCLYFHNFDELKHKSNAKNMCKLVQDRYAMLLRAPFVPENSLNKISSDGVQLLHKKSLKQDKQPKVEATLKRFACEVYGKKFSQKRNININMRVHTKKKPYSCEICSKTFSQKCLLARHMIVHTKEKPFSCEICIKAFSCNYYLVEHMR